The Dermochelys coriacea isolate rDerCor1 chromosome 7, rDerCor1.pri.v4, whole genome shotgun sequence sequence GCAGCCTCCTCTGAGGGGAACGTTGTccctgtggggagagagacagcaatAACAGTGGGGTAGGGACTGCGAAGGAACCaaggtcctggctcccagctcccctgctctaacccacagaccccactcccctccccaggaattgaacccaggaatcctgctccctctcccctcccaccactcaCCTGGACTCACGGTGCCCCTATCCCGTCCCTCACTCAGCTGCTTGCTCCTCCGCTCCCTGGCTGGTAACGCCATGCCCTCCACAGGCCCCACGCTCTGTCGTCTCCTCTGGCCCCGTGGGCGCTGCCCGGGCTCCAGGGCCCTAGCATCTGCGATAAGACACCTGGTGTCACAAGAGGCAGCCCCGAAACAAAGGGGATGGGCATCCACATGGCTGAGCATGGTCCCTGACCCCCAGCACCCGCCCAGGCCTGGCACTCAcctgggcggggggcagggcgcCCTCTGGGCTGCCCACGTTTCCGGGTCACCATCTGCTCCTCTGGGTCAATTAGAACCTCAATCTCAGCTGGTTCCCTGGCCCCATGGTACTGACCTAGAGGGGAAGTGAGATTCTGGGATGGCTgcatcacccccagccctgctggtgcccttTGATCCCAACCCATAGCCCCACTGTTCCCCCCCGCCACAGCTCTCCTGGCGCCCCTTGCTCATGGTCTGCAGccacctgctaccccagccctggcctcctcctctccccagctctgctggtgcccttcAGTGCCAACCCACAGCTCACcttctaccccagccctgggctcccctgctgcaggaggggctgggggacatacctggggtgcagggcaggggtgccccctcggGCAGGTTGCCCCCCTGGCTCCAGGCCTCCAGAATGTTGCGCTTCTCTTCCGGGCTGAGGCCCAATGAGTGGGCGTGGTGCTGCAGAACGTGTTCCCGGGCAGCGCTCGGCCCACAGGTGCCCAGGAAGGTGCCACAGACCATGCACACGGCCCCGCCGCGCCCCGGGCAGTCTCCCACTAAGTACTCCTGCTGCCAGGCCCTACCAGGCCCTGCCTCTGCTGGTGCTCCCCCTAGCCAGGAAGACAAAATGTGCTCAGGGAagcgagaacccaggagtccttggCACCCAGCCCCCTTAGGTCTCACCACTAGACCCCgcttccctcccagagcaggggctagaacccagagtcctggctggacAGTCCATACCTCTGTCTAGAGGATCCTTGTCAGCCTCCTCCAGCTTGACCCCAGGGGCGAGGTCGCCCAGGGGGGCACAGAGCCGGGCACAGGCTGCAATTGGCACGGGTTCCTCTGCCTCGCACTTCAGCGAGACGGCGATGTACTCCAGCCGGGGCACCTCTGCCTTCACCTCCATGGCTGGGCCTGGGCAGAGCTAGGCAtaatgtggggagggggttagtcAGGGCACTCAAGAGACCCcaccccactctaaccactagactccacttccctcccagacctaggagagaatccaggagctcagagccctccctccctccgtgctggctgaccttgggcacCCACCCCCACCTTGCCATCTCCTTCACTACCCCCCCAGCTCAAggccaccccacccccttcttatCTCTAGCCACTCAGGCCTAGCAACAGCCCCTTTGTGCTCTCCTGTGGGAGGTAGAGTCCCAGCTATGGTACAACCCCATCCCCAGTCAGGCCACTGTGGCAGGGAACGCCCAAAAGACCCGGTGTCTTGCCTCTCTCAGGCCAGGGGCCTGGATCCGCTACCTTTCTACTCCGGGAACTATGTCCCTAGGATCCCCCCACAAATCCCTGAGAGTCCTCTGCCTGTCCCCCAGACTTGGGGTgcaggaacaatttgtatagtgggggtgctgagagccattgaaccaaattgtgaACCCTATGGAAATTTCTTCAAGctagggggtgcggcagcactccCAGCTCTAGCACCTATATCCTGGACACTTCATTCCCAACCCTCTTTCCCCACTGACCCTGGAAACCTCACCTTCTTCCCAGACCCCCATAATCCTGGGCATCCCCTCTGAAGCCCCCTCCTTTTCAATTCCCCTGCTCTTGggagtgccccctcccccaggaactGTCGGCGGCAATGACGGTTGGAGCCCTCCCTTCCCAAGTGTCCCCCTCCCCTTTGACCCTGGAATCACCCCCAGATCCCCTCCTTCCCAGACTTCCCAGTGACCCTGGGAGCCCAGttgcccctcccttcccttctgtGGGCTGCCTCACATGGGATGGTAGTAGGAGCATCCAGCATcagaaaaaaggaaggagggggTCACTCCCACTGGAGCCTGTGTGGGGGCTTTAAGGCACCAGCTACAGGGGGGTTAAAGAGGCAGTGATcctgtcccagagccagggagggaatccaggagtcctgacccactgGCTGAAAGATTCCAAGATGGACACCCCAGATTGCAAAAGATTCCAAAGAGGTTTATAACCAATGAACCAGTACCAAGATGCAGCCACCccagggggcagggcacaggggctGATTAATAACCAGACATCCTTTGCTATGGAAGAGGGGCCCTCAGAACAGCAGACCAAGCTGCACCCCACCCTGCAGGAATAGAGACCCCACTGATCCTTCTATGGGTCAGGCCTCCTGCCTCTAATCCATGCACGACACCCCCTATTGCAGCCGAGCCCTCTTCTGTAATCCACTCTCCCCTCCAGCATAACCTAGTCCCCACCTGGATCCCATGGGTCCCATAATAGTCTGCTCAGTCTGCCCCTAATTCTCCTTCCACAGGGCCACCCCACTGATTCCCAATGATCCCATGCTAAACCCTGCTGCTGTGGAACTCTTCCTATATTGGATCCCAGCCCCCCAGAGTGATCTACACCATCCACTGGATCCTGATGCCATCACCTTCTTCTTCCCCAGTGGGACCCACACCCTCACTGGATCCCAGcccctctttcctccccagtATGACCTGTGCCTTCCACTGgatcccagccccttcccccatgtgACCCATTCCTTCCACTGGATCCCAGCCCCTACTTCTTCCCCAGTGTGGCCCACACACCCACCGGAGCCCAgctataggtgctggaactaggggtgcttggTAGCAGCCCATGgtttgaagtagtttccatcatatacagggtttatagtttgattcaatggctctgagcaccccccactatacaaattgctcCAGCATCTCCGatcccagccccttcctccccagtgtGACCCACACTCCCGCTTGATCCCAGCCCCCAGCGCCACCCGCACCCCCACTAcatctcagcccctcccccaggctccccgctggatcccagccccctcccaccaccggatcccagcccctcccctcgcTGCCGGATCCATCCTGGCGACCCCTCCCCATTCACCGGCTCGCGCTGCTGCTCCCGGGCCCGGCACCATAGAGTTTCGCAGAGGGAGCGGCACCACCCAcctcccatccagcccccacAACCTCCCTCTCTATGGTCTCATTGTCCCGGCTCTCCTAGCTTGGGGCTCCCTCCATTGCGCACAGCCAATCGTGAGAAACCAGCCGCCCTAAGCTCCGCCTCCTTCAGCGCCGGCCAATCAGCGCGTGGATGCGGGAAGCAGTAGGAGGAGccgggggaaggggctgggccagGCGCCACCTACCGGCCGAGAGGGCGGAttgcaggatgtgggaggggaagggcggGGATTGTAGGGGCTGAGCCCAGCTATATGCGGATAGGGATGGGGACTGGTCTATAGGGGGGCATTCTATAGGGGCAGGCAGAGGTCCACCCccgggacagggaagggaaggggttgaGCCCAGCCTCACGGACATAGGGAGAGGGAGGGCATTCTGTAGGGGTTGAGTCCCGTTCCCTGGGCACAGGAAGGGGATTCTATAGGGCAGGGGATAGTATAGCGGCTGAGCCCCACCCCCGGGGGAcagaaaaaaggagagggaaTTCTTTAAGGGATTGGGATTCCATAGGGGCTGATCCCCATCTCCTGGGCACGGTAGGGGGGGCGATTTATATTTGCTGGGCTTTGCTCCCCGAGCAGAGCGAAGGGGAATTCTGCAGGGATTGAATCCTGCCCCTCAGGAacgaggagggggaggggattttATAAGGGACGGGATTCCATGGGGgcagaaccccacccccagcacacgTATGGGGGATTCTGTAGTGGATGGGCGTGGGAGCAGTGAGATAGTGTGGGGATGGCACTGGGGATGCCCGTGGAGTGGGAGCCAACGTGGGGGGGTCAGAGGTTTCGTGCGGGGGCCCTCTGTGCTGCATGGGGTATAGTCGCTCCCAACACCCCCTCTCCATCAGGGTAacgggaggctgcagggagcgcACCGCTCGGTGTTAGAACTGGGCGGTGCATTGATGGGGAATAGCAGAGACCTGGGGCAGTTCAGTGTATCGCAAACGCCCCCTTACAGCTCAGCTTCCCCACTCCTGGGTTGGAGACTCAGAGTCGCGTTGGGGGTGTGAGAACTGGGGCTGCTAATAACATCGGAGCCCCCTTATATCCCAGCCTTCTACTCCATATATCCCAGATGCCCCCCATATCCCAGTCCCTGCCTTGAGTCCTCGCTCccctctccagggctggggaggggactcAGAGTCGCGGGGGACGACGGATGAGAGCCGGGGGGtgaccccatctcctcccccccacgCTGCAGAAATAGAGCGCGGCCCCTTTAAATTTACCCAGGAGCCCTTAAAGGAGCCCCAGGGGCCCCAGGCAGGAATCCCCACCCCGGCCGGAGCAGCCTGGCTCGGCCGCAGCCGCCGTTCGGAGCccggcagccccctccccgcgcGGGCAGGGCTCTGCGGTAGCCCCGAGCCTGCCCCGCGGCCCCGGCGCGGATGGACAGGCGGCCGGAGGGGGGCGGGTGCTGACGGACGCACGGACAGAGGGATGGAGccgcctccctcccctcccccccgccgccccgtCAAACGGGAGCCCCTGGACCCGGAGGCAGGTGAGAACAAAGGGGGCGGCTGGCGCCCCCTGCCGGCCCTGGGGAGAGCAAACGCCCAGGGCACCCGGGTGGGGGTGACGGCCCCTTTAAGACTCCCTCCAATGGCACTTTGAAGCCTCAGGACCCCCCCCCGGTCCCTTTAAGACTCTCGCCCCCTCCATTAAAGCAGCAAGCCCCCCATTTTATAGGGAACGAatcctctctcctgctccccctgTGCCCCTTTAAGACCCCCTTCCTTAAAGACACACAGCCCTTACAGAGCAGGTCTCCCGCCGTCACTGTCCACTCCCACTGCCGCTTTAAGACCCCCACCCCGTCTTATTGGTCAGCGTTCTtgtcccctgcttccctcccctcccctcaggtcTCTTAAAGGAGTAagctcctccatccatcccttttATCCTGGGGCCCTAAAGGTGTCTCTAGGGCATTTAAAGGGGAGGGTGCACCCACGTTTGTGCTGGGGACTTAAAGGGGCAGTAACCTCTCCCCGTTGAGCTCTCAAGCCTTAGCTCTTAAAGGGGCAGGACGGTCATGCCCTTTGATGGGGTCTAAAAGGGCATGGACCGCTCTGGTCACTGGGCTTCCCTCTTTTGGGTAGGGGCACGGAAGTTCAGGGTGATCCCTCACCCCTTGTCCCTCTAGGTCTTTTAAAGGGGCAAGAGGCCCTTCTCTTCCGAGGACATAAAAGGACAACATCCCCAAACAGTGTAcagagctctgccaatgcccctcaatccccacctgcagcccctggccatcccagccctgggctccccccacagctctgctgctgccccctcaGTCCCCACATGAAACCCATCTTCCCGTGCATGTGCTCCTGCCCAGATGCCCAGGCTACATTCTCACACATCCCTGCCCTTGTGGTCTGTTTCACCAGGGGAATCCCCAAGCCAGGACAACTCCGGCGGCACTGAGGCCCCTGAGTTGATGCTAGGGGGGTCCCTGGCATGGGGGACCCCCAAGGATCACCCCCTGATGGCCTCAGGGGGGCGAAAGTACTCAGATCACTGTGAGGAGCGGGCATCTCGGCCTGGAAAGAGCCGAATCCCCGGGCGGGACCATCGGCGCTATTATCACGAGCACTGGCGGGCTGAGTACCTGATGGACTTCAACCCAGCACGGCATGGCATGATCTGCATGGTGTGTGGCAGTGCCCTGGCCACCCTCAAGCTGAGCACCATCAAGCGTCACATCCGCCAGAAGCACCCCTACTCTGGGGGCTGGGGCCCCCGTGAGAAGCAGGTCATCATCCAGAGCTGGGACGCCCATCTCGGGCTGGACGGGGAGTCTGAGGGGCACGGAGACCCCGCCCAGGCACCTGACAGCCTGCAGGGAGCACAAGGTAGGGCACAAGTCCTATGCCCCAGGCACCCCCCACCATGCagtcctccccactgttcctgcGCATCCCCATCTCTGAACACTCATCCCCCTGCACCTCTGCGCCCCCAGCACTCCTCCACTGCCCTAGGcaaccccctcctctgagcaccCATCCCCCTCCTAGACACCCCTCCCCTGAATACTCTGGCCCATTCCTCAATTCCTGGCACCCGCATTCCCTGGACACCCTTCCCAGGTATCTCCCCACCTttcctatcatagaatatcagggttggaagggacctcagagatcatctagtccaaccccctgctcaaagcaggaccaatccccaactaaatcatcccagccagggctttgtcaatcctgaccttaagaacttccaaggaaggagattccaacatgtccctaagtaacgcattccagtgcttcaccaccctcctagtgaaaaagtttttcctaatatccaacctaaacctcccccattgcaacttgagatcattactcctcattctgtcatctgctaccattgagaacagcctagatccatcctctttggaaccccctttcaggtagttgaaagcagctatcaaatcccccctcattcttctcttccgcagactaaacaatctcagttccctcagcctctcctcataaatcatgtgtttcagtcccctaatcatttttgttgccctccactggacattttccaattttttcacatccttcttgtagtgtgggacccaaaattggacacagtactccagctgaggcctcaccaatgtcaaatagaggggaacgatcacatccctcgatctgctggcaatgcccctacttatacatcccaaaataccattggccttcttggcaacaagggcacactgttgactcatatccagcttctcgtttactgtaacccctaggtccttttctgcagaactgctgcctagccatttggtccctagtctgtagcagtgcatgggattcttccagcctaagtgcaggactctgcacttgtccttgttgaacctcatcagatttcttttggcccaatcctctaatttgtctaggtccctctgtatcctatccctaccctccagcgtttctaccactcctcccagtttagtgtcatctgcaaacttactgatGATGCAATCcacgctatcctccagatcattaatgaagatattgaacaaaactgttcccaggaccgatccttggggcactcagcttgataccggctgccaactagacatggagccattgatcactaccgttgagtccgacaatctagccagctttctatccaccttatagtccattcatccagcccatacttctttaacttgctggcaagaatactgtgggagactgtgtcaaaagctttgctaaagtcaaggaataacacgtccactgctttccccacgTCCACatccagttatctcgtcatagaaggcaattagattagtcaggcgtgacttgccttgggtgaatccatgctgactgttcctgatcactttcctctcctctaagtgcttcagaattgattccttgaggacctgctccaagatttttccagggactgaggtgaggctgactggctgtagttccccagatcctcctccttcccttttttttaaaagagggaactacattagcctttttccagtcatccgggacctcccccgatcgccatgagttttcaaagataatggccaatggttctgcaatcacatccgccaactcctttagcactctcggatgcagcgcatccggccccatgaacttgtgtttgtccaacttttctaaatagtcccgaaccacttctttctccacagagggctggtcacctcctccccatgctgtgctgcccagtgcagtagtctgggagctgaccttgttcgtgaagacattaggcaaaaaaagcattgagtacattagctttttgcacatcctctgtcactaggctgcctccctcattcagtacaGGGCCcgcactttccttgactttcttcttgttgctaacatacctgaagaaacccttcttgttactcttaacatctcttgctagctgcaactccaagtgtgatttggccttcctgatttcactcctgcatgcctgagcaatatttttatactcctccctggtcatttgtccaatcttccacttcttgtaagcttttttttgtgtgtttaagatcagcaaggatttcactgttaagccaagctggtcgcctgccatatttactattctttctacacatcgggatggtttgtccctgtaacctcaataagggttctttaaaatacagccagctctcctggactcctttccccctcatgttattctcccaggggatcctgcccattagttccctgagggagtcaaagtctgcttttctgaagtccagggtccgtattctgctgctttcctttcttccttgtgtcaggatcctgaacttgaccatctcatggtcactgcctcctaggttcccatccacttttgcttcccctactaattcttcccagtttgtgagcagcaggtcaagaagagctctgcccctagttggttcctccagcacttgcaccaggaaattgtcccctacactttccaaaaacttcctggattgtctgtgcactgctgtattgctctcccagcggatatcagggtgattgaaggcTCCCATGAGagccagggcctgcgatctagtaacttccatgagttgccggaagaaagcctcgtccacagGCGTGCACCCCCACTCTAGAAATCCCTCCTCCAGTCTCTGGGGGCACCTGGGTCTCAGTGAGGACTCTCTCCCCGCACCACTTGGGGAGTCCACCTTGCCCAAATCCCCACTAGCACCAGGGACCTGGCACTCCCCCGTGCCCCAGGCACCTTTCTTGTTGGGCAGCTAAGGCCCTTCCCCTGTAGAGGATGCTCCACTCTGCCCTGGTGCGAGCCCATGTGGCGCCCTCCCATTTGTGATGGGGGGGCAGCTAGCAGCTGGGGGTTACTGGGAGGGTAAGGGcatggcaggggatggggaactgGGGGATGACTGACGCATCTCTATGTCCATCTCTCAGgggggctgaggaggaggagtatGTAGGAGAGCC is a genomic window containing:
- the SPINDOC gene encoding spindlin interactor and repressor of chromatin-binding protein isoform X1; this translates as MGGGWCRSLCETLWCRAREQQREPLCPGPAMEVKAEVPRLEYIAVSLKCEAEEPVPIAACARLCAPLGDLAPGVKLEEADKDPLDRGGAPAEAGPGRAWQQEYLVGDCPGRGGAVCMVCGTFLGTCGPSAAREHVLQHHAHSLGLSPEEKRNILEAWSQGGNLPEGAPLPCTPGQYHGAREPAEIEVLIDPEEQMVTRKRGQPRGRPAPRPDARALEPGQRPRGQRRRQSVGPVEGMALPARERRSKQLSEGRDRGTVSPGTTFPSEEAAPSSAPPEIRLFTDGSFPAGFTLRLYCRPQPASGGREIRKNPSIQERKSPGDRGKTQALGKRQKQLGKAGTVRRDSGNSVGNCPVSALPSQDLDPGVPRLRRKGYSHHGITRRLRLSPSAVRCTLQSWRARGKAPPAPSPPQAKPFDPAWRADFLMDYDAGAGTMVCMVCEYSLLPIRLGTVMRHIRQCHAETLHLPRGVRRAIREVWETRGPVPAPPQHGALKGE